The nucleotide sequence AAAGGCGAATCGGCGACCCGTTTTCCAACGTTCTGGAGTGAACGAGCATAGCGATCCACGCGACGGCCCCGACGATCGTCGTCGAAGCCACCCAAGCGACGATCGCGATCGCGGGACTGTGCGAGATGGCCAGAAAGCCGGCGACGGTGAATGCGAGCGTCGCTAGTACCGTCGACACCGAGATCGTGCTGACGTACCGGACCTTTTTGATTCCGGTTACGTATCCGCGCACGGCAAAGATGGCTGCCGCGGCCGGCAGCGACGCGATCGCCGCCGGTGCCGCCCAGAGGGCATTACCGAGCCACGCGATGATTGCGACCGCCACGGCGCTGATCGCGACGAAACATAGCGTGAGGACGGTCAAAGGTGCCACGATTCGGCGTCCGGCCTTCTCGTTGAGAAGGTAGTACGACGCGGCCGAAGAGAGGCCGGAAAACAACGAGGCTACGAGGCCGGCTTGCACGACCGGCATCGCATAAACGCCCTTTCCCGCCGGCCCGAGAACGCGCGCCGTCAGAACGCCCACGGCGAGCGACCCGACAATGGTCAGCGATTGGATGACGAACGTGAAAAGACCGTCGTGAACGAGGTCTCTTGCCCTAAACTGCACGATGCAACAAAAACTCCGCGGCGGTCTTGATAATGACGATCGCGTCTAACGCCGGCGATGCGTGCTCGATATAGAAGAGATCGTACGGAAGGATCTTGGGCATGTCGTCGGGCTGGAGATTGCGCTTGGCGTAAACCTGTGCCCAGCCGGTCAATCCCGGCGTGACGATGTGGCGGCTATCGTAGTGTGGAACGGTTCGCCGGAAATCTCGGGCGAATGCGGGCATCTCCGGACGCGGGCCGACCAGCGACATATCGCCGACCAAGACGTTAAAGAGCTGCGGAAGTTCGTCGAGACTCGTTCTGCGCAAAATCGCACCAATGTTCGTAATGCGGCGGTCGCCCGGCCGCGCCCACTGCTGACCTGCGTCTTGCCACATCGTTCGGAACTTGTACATGACGAAGGTAGCGCCGTTGCGGCCGACGCGCTCCTGCCGGAATAGGATCGGGAACCCCGACTCGATCCCGATGCAGACCGCGATCAACAGCATCAGGGGCGAGGCAACGACGAGACCGGCCGCCGCGAGCGTGACGTCGAAACCGCGCTTCCACGCCTTATACGGCCCGTGCCCGACTCGCCATTGCGCTTCCGGCGAGACGTAGGCCGCTTGCGCTTCGGCGACGTCCTCGGAACCGTGACGCGCGAGGTGCAGCGTCGCGTGAACGACCGACAAGAAGATCGCGGCGAGGACGATCACGCCGACCGCCGTCAGCGCGGAAAGTCCGGCGACGTATTGAAAGAGGAACCATAGCGGCACGAACGCCACCAATGCGGCGACGGCGATCTGATACGCCTCGTCGTACCAGCGCACCGCGTACGAGAACTGATAGGTTCGGCACAGGGCGAGCGCACCGCACACGACGATGCAGGCCGCCGGCCCGATACTCGACGGAAGGCCTGCTGCGTAACAGGCCGCCAGCACGGCCATTACATCGACGAAGAGGAATGCGACCGACCAAACCGGGCGCAGATGCTCGGGAACGCGACGTGTGGCGCTGATCCTTCCTTTTGAGATCTCTTCGCGAATCGTAGCGTGGACCATCATATGCTTCCTCCTCGTTGCGGTTGCGGCGGCTGACTGCGATCCAGTCGCAGCGACGTTCGCAGTCGCGTGTACGCGTTGAAACGAAGGCTCTGGTAATGCAGCTGCGAGTACGGCACGGTTCGAGCTCCGAGTCCGCGCTTGAAGCGCTCGACTCCCGGTAGACCTTCGCTCGCGCCGAGGTTGTACCAATGCAGGTTGCGCTCCGCCGCCGCTTCGATGAGGGTCACGTTGAGCGCATTGCTCGGGCGCAAATGCGCGAACGTCTGACGCATGGCGGCGCTCCAGAAGAACAACTCAGCAGAACCGAACACGATCACCCCGCCGGCAATGGGGTGGTTGTCGCACTGGGCAAACCAGATTTCGACGTCGTCACCGCCGTAGGCGACGAGACCCTCGAGCAACTCTTGAGGGAACGGCGGCTTTGCCAGCCCCCAGCGTTCGGCGGCCTCGCGCAGCATGCTGTAGTACGTCGTAACTCCCAATGCCGAGCGCAGCGGGGCGCAGTTAACGCCGCGCCTCGCGGCCTGGCCCGCCATGCGCCGGCTGACGCCGGCGACGCCGCTGAGTGCTTCTTCGGCGCCGTTCGAAACGTCGATCACCGCGGTCTCGTGCGTCGTACGGCGCGTGGTGAAACCGCACGGCGTCGGTCCGAGCGGCCAGGGGATGAGCGTTAGCGCGTCACACGTGCGTGCAATCGCGGCGACCGCCGCGTCGAATTCGCGAACCGAGGCGAGCGTTCCATCGTCGCGCAGTCCGCACGTGTACGTACCGAGCGGCATTCCCACGAGCTCGCGCCAGCCTAAGCGACCGCCGGACGTCTGCATCAACGGCACGAGTATGCGAACGTCTCCGACGTCGACGCGTACCGGATGCGGGCGAAGATGCGGGTACGCATACGCCAGAGCCGACGCCCACGCGGGGCGCGCGAAAAACGTCGGCGCGGGGTGTCGCGCATCGAATTCGGCCCATTCCGTTAAAGCGATCGGCTCGATCATCGCACGCTTTCCCACGCTGCCAGAATCTTATCGACAGCCAGTTCCGACGAGTACCGCTCGCGAATCATCTCCGCCGCCTCACGCTGAGGCTCGAGCGTTCCGCCTTGATGGCGATCGAGCAGCACTTGCAGCGAATCGACCAAGTCGCGCCGCGAACGGATCTGCATTGCATGAGGAAACGGCTTCGACCACATCACGTAACGCCCGAACGACAGTGCCTCCAGAACCATGAGCGACAGCCCGTCG is from Candidatus Baltobacteraceae bacterium and encodes:
- a CDS encoding sugar transferase, producing the protein MMVHATIREEISKGRISATRRVPEHLRPVWSVAFLFVDVMAVLAACYAAGLPSSIGPAACIVVCGALALCRTYQFSYAVRWYDEAYQIAVAALVAFVPLWFLFQYVAGLSALTAVGVIVLAAIFLSVVHATLHLARHGSEDVAEAQAAYVSPEAQWRVGHGPYKAWKRGFDVTLAAAGLVVASPLMLLIAVCIGIESGFPILFRQERVGRNGATFVMYKFRTMWQDAGQQWARPGDRRITNIGAILRRTSLDELPQLFNVLVGDMSLVGPRPEMPAFARDFRRTVPHYDSRHIVTPGLTGWAQVYAKRNLQPDDMPKILPYDLFYIEHASPALDAIVIIKTAAEFLLHRAV
- a CDS encoding GNAT family N-acetyltransferase translates to MGKRAMIEPIALTEWAEFDARHPAPTFFARPAWASALAYAYPHLRPHPVRVDVGDVRILVPLMQTSGGRLGWRELVGMPLGTYTCGLRDDGTLASVREFDAAVAAIARTCDALTLIPWPLGPTPCGFTTRRTTHETAVIDVSNGAEEALSGVAGVSRRMAGQAARRGVNCAPLRSALGVTTYYSMLREAAERWGLAKPPFPQELLEGLVAYGGDDVEIWFAQCDNHPIAGGVIVFGSAELFFWSAAMRQTFAHLRPSNALNVTLIEAAAERNLHWYNLGASEGLPGVERFKRGLGARTVPYSQLHYQSLRFNAYTRLRTSLRLDRSQPPQPQRGGSI